In the Thermococcus sp. genome, one interval contains:
- the rpiA gene encoding ribose-5-phosphate isomerase RpiA yields MEELKRAVAKEALKFIEDDMVVGLGTGSTTAYFIEYLGKLIMEGELEDVYGIPTSYQARLLALENGVPVVGLDEVDAIDIAVDGADEVDPHLNLIKGRGAALTMEKIIEYRAGTFLVLVDESKLVERLGQKMPVPIEVIPAAWRAIAEEIEVFNATAELRMASKKDGPVVTDNGNFILDARFHRIDDPLDLEIELNNIPGVVENGIFADIADIVLVGTKDGVKRLER; encoded by the coding sequence ATGGAGGAGCTCAAGAGGGCGGTTGCCAAGGAGGCCCTGAAGTTCATTGAGGATGACATGGTAGTCGGCCTTGGCACTGGCTCCACCACTGCATACTTTATCGAGTATCTGGGCAAGCTCATCATGGAGGGGGAGCTCGAGGACGTCTACGGCATTCCCACCTCGTATCAGGCCAGGCTCCTCGCCCTCGAGAACGGCGTCCCTGTGGTCGGTCTGGACGAAGTCGATGCGATAGACATAGCAGTCGACGGCGCCGATGAGGTTGATCCCCACCTGAACCTCATAAAGGGCCGTGGTGCTGCCCTCACCATGGAGAAGATAATCGAATACCGTGCCGGAACGTTCCTCGTTCTCGTTGACGAGAGCAAGCTCGTTGAGAGACTCGGCCAGAAGATGCCCGTTCCCATAGAGGTGATTCCAGCGGCTTGGCGTGCCATAGCCGAGGAGATAGAGGTCTTCAACGCAACAGCGGAGCTCAGGATGGCGAGCAAGAAGGATGGTCCTGTTGTTACGGACAACGGCAACTTCATTCTCGACGCCAGGTTCCACCGCATAGATGACCCGCTTGACCTTGAGATAGAACTCAACAACATTCCTGGCGTGGTGGAGAACGGCATCTTTGCCGACATAGCCGACATAGTTCTCGTCGGCACCAAGGACGGCGTCAAGAGGCTGGAGCGCTGA